In the genome of Chloroflexota bacterium, one region contains:
- a CDS encoding NrdH-redoxin: MVSAAYRRVNGGHDLAESNIVIYTHPTCEICVTVKMELDEQGKAYEEIDLAEFPERWSEVEELADGDRITPVTVENGEVTIGYHGIGCMFYD, translated from the coding sequence ATGGTATCGGCTGCGTATCGTAGGGTAAACGGAGGGCACGACTTGGCAGAATCCAATATCGTGATTTACACGCATCCCACTTGTGAGATTTGCGTGACGGTCAAAATGGAACTTGACGAGCAGGGCAAAGCCTATGAGGAAATCGATCTCGCCGAGTTTCCTGAGCGATGGTCAGAGGTCGAGGAACTAGCCGACGGCGATCGCATCACACCAGTGACCGTGGAGAACGGCGAGGTCACCATCGGCTACCACGGCATCGGCTGCATGTTCTACGACTAG
- a CDS encoding NYN domain-containing protein codes for MVDSNLAVLIDYENVGLDAIQRLLDQLSDVGRVIIRRAYGDWSVQRNKQDQLLELGIEPIHQYHSNKSGKNSSDIRLAIEAIDLLYNNPIDTFVIVSSDSDFVPLVGKLRSSGKSVIVAGRREATSPTLIKSCDRYIFLDTAEKQPTSHTSSPARRRNYRRNGRQTSSASNLEAEARSLLQRAMDASMDESGEVVGSKLYQTMRRIEPSFNFKDLKYRAFNQFLEAHTDVIEMTRPKDGSGDVVVHFTGREQITPPPVSADNENRAARLVDPARDDGQEEDAPQTAAAAAPEPVEEDKPSTSRAKPSTGRRQSERRSRSGRRLLGSTRPQANRNEPKATSDEKPIDIDDVAKADSAPVAAGAASLAQPKQSVDQDKASTQKTEQPELPEPDTGAETNGVAAQVSWEVLVDEAWAKRDVEKIAGRSAASDAAKILGAAKLSESEYPTLEKLLNSSTLLQLNWRRDGNAIFRK; via the coding sequence TTGGTTGACTCAAATCTTGCAGTCTTAATTGACTACGAAAATGTCGGGCTTGATGCCATTCAGCGCCTGCTCGACCAGCTCTCCGATGTGGGCCGCGTGATAATCCGGCGGGCATACGGCGACTGGTCGGTCCAGCGCAACAAGCAGGATCAGCTCCTTGAGCTTGGCATCGAACCCATCCACCAATACCACTCCAACAAGTCTGGCAAGAACTCCAGCGACATCCGACTCGCCATCGAAGCCATCGACTTGCTATACAACAACCCCATCGACACCTTCGTCATCGTCTCTTCCGACAGCGACTTCGTGCCACTCGTTGGCAAGTTGCGCTCGTCCGGCAAGAGCGTCATCGTCGCTGGGCGGCGCGAAGCGACTTCGCCCACGCTAATCAAGAGCTGCGACCGTTACATCTTCCTCGACACTGCAGAAAAGCAGCCGACATCGCACACTTCCAGCCCTGCGCGCCGTAGAAACTACCGACGGAACGGCAGGCAAACTTCATCCGCTTCCAATCTTGAAGCGGAAGCGCGCTCGCTATTGCAGCGTGCCATGGACGCATCGATGGACGAATCCGGCGAGGTCGTCGGCTCCAAGCTGTACCAGACTATGCGCCGCATCGAGCCGAGCTTTAATTTCAAGGACTTGAAATATCGCGCGTTCAACCAGTTCCTGGAAGCGCACACAGATGTCATCGAAATGACACGCCCCAAGGACGGCAGCGGCGATGTGGTCGTACATTTCACCGGCAGGGAGCAAATCACTCCACCTCCGGTCAGTGCTGACAACGAGAATCGCGCCGCAAGGCTTGTCGATCCCGCGAGGGACGATGGGCAGGAAGAAGACGCGCCGCAGACGGCAGCAGCGGCAGCACCGGAACCGGTGGAAGAAGACAAGCCATCGACCAGCCGCGCCAAGCCTAGCACAGGCCGCAGGCAGAGCGAGCGCAGAAGCAGGTCCGGCCGCCGCTTGCTGGGTTCCACGAGACCGCAGGCAAACAGGAATGAGCCTAAAGCGACAAGCGACGAAAAGCCGATCGACATCGATGATGTCGCAAAGGCAGACTCCGCGCCGGTAGCCGCAGGAGCGGCATCACTCGCGCAGCCAAAGCAGAGCGTCGATCAGGACAAGGCATCGACGCAAAAGACCGAGCAACCGGAGCTGCCTGAGCCGGATACTGGCGCCGAGACAAATGGCGTCGCGGCACAAGTCAGTTGGGAAGTGCTGGTTGATGAGGCATGGGCGAAGCGGGATGTCGAAAAGATAGCCGGACGCTCAGCCGCATCGGACGCCGCGAAGATCCTCGGCGCTGCCAAGTTGAGCGAGTCGGAATACCCGACGCTCGAGAAGTTGCTGAATTCCAGCACGCTGCTGCAGCTAAACTGGCGGCGCGACGGCAACGCGATTTTCCGCAAATAG
- a CDS encoding 4-oxalocrotonate tautomerase, protein MPIVRVEMWPGRTREQKAELAKIITDAINDIAGAPPEATIIVFEDVSKDDWAQSGRLASDE, encoded by the coding sequence ATGCCCATAGTCAGAGTAGAAATGTGGCCCGGCCGCACGCGCGAGCAGAAGGCAGAGCTGGCAAAAATCATCACCGACGCCATCAACGACATAGCCGGCGCCCCGCCCGAAGCCACCATCATCGTCTTCGAAGACGTCTCCAAAGACGACTGGGCCCAAAGCGGCAGGCTGGCGTCCGACGAGTAG
- a CDS encoding NrdH-redoxin, with translation MADAVLVYSTIGCGYTDIVKAELDKEGRAYEEINLSLHPDRWPEILPHTDGIRLTPVVIDGDEVTVGVNGIGCVS, from the coding sequence TTGGCAGACGCAGTATTGGTCTATTCTACGATTGGATGCGGCTACACGGACATCGTTAAGGCAGAGCTCGACAAGGAAGGTAGGGCATACGAAGAGATAAACCTGTCGCTGCATCCCGACCGCTGGCCTGAGATTCTGCCGCACACGGACGGCATCCGCTTGACGCCCGTCGTTATTGACGGCGACGAAGTTACTGTCGGCGTGAATGGTATCGGCTGCGTATCGTAG
- the coaBC gene encoding bifunctional phosphopantothenoylcysteine decarboxylase/phosphopantothenate--cysteine ligase CoaBC encodes MNRRIALGVTGSIACYKAVDLASKLTQAGVLVDVIMTREACQFLTPLTFQSITHRPVVTDVFDPQSELSIDHVAIAERADAIIVAPATANTIAKIAHGFADDALTTTILATQAPLIIAPAMDAHMYDNAATQRNISMLKDMGCVVAGPASGRLASGLIGKGRLLETPELLGCLRQTLGRNGDLANRKIVVSAGGTQEPIDPVRVIANHSSGKMGYALAEAARDRGACVSIVSAPTALPDPFGVKVVNTQTALHMQAALHTECADADALIMAAAVADWRPSSAAEQKVKKGDSDTWEISLVKNPDIIAGITYERLIKVGFAAESEDLLQNAASKMLSKSLHLIAANDITAEGSGFGVDTNRVILLDLEGGKEELPLMSKYDVGSAILDRVSGLL; translated from the coding sequence GTGAACCGCAGGATAGCGCTCGGCGTTACGGGCAGCATCGCCTGCTATAAGGCGGTTGACCTCGCCAGCAAACTCACGCAGGCAGGCGTGCTCGTCGATGTCATTATGACGCGCGAGGCGTGCCAATTCCTAACACCGCTCACCTTCCAAAGCATCACGCATCGTCCCGTCGTTACGGACGTGTTTGACCCGCAGTCCGAGTTGAGCATCGACCATGTGGCAATAGCAGAACGCGCCGACGCCATAATCGTCGCTCCTGCCACCGCGAACACGATTGCCAAGATTGCGCACGGCTTCGCAGACGACGCCCTGACTACGACAATTCTCGCCACGCAAGCGCCGCTCATCATCGCTCCCGCGATGGACGCTCATATGTACGACAACGCCGCCACGCAGCGCAATATCTCCATGTTGAAAGACATGGGATGCGTAGTCGCGGGACCGGCAAGCGGGCGGCTGGCATCCGGCCTGATTGGCAAGGGACGGCTGCTGGAAACTCCGGAACTGCTAGGATGTCTGCGGCAAACTCTCGGACGCAACGGCGACCTCGCCAATCGCAAAATTGTCGTGAGCGCAGGCGGCACACAAGAGCCGATCGACCCTGTACGCGTCATCGCCAATCATTCGTCCGGCAAGATGGGCTATGCGCTCGCAGAGGCAGCAAGGGACAGAGGCGCATGCGTCTCCATTGTGTCGGCGCCGACTGCACTGCCCGACCCGTTCGGCGTCAAGGTCGTAAATACGCAAACCGCGTTACACATGCAAGCCGCTCTGCACACCGAATGCGCCGACGCGGACGCACTAATAATGGCTGCTGCCGTGGCTGACTGGCGTCCGTCGAGCGCCGCGGAGCAGAAGGTCAAGAAGGGCGACTCCGACACTTGGGAAATCAGTCTGGTGAAGAACCCGGACATCATCGCCGGAATCACCTACGAACGCCTAATCAAAGTTGGGTTCGCCGCTGAGAGCGAAGACCTGCTACAGAACGCGGCAAGCAAGATGCTGAGCAAGAGTTTGCACCTGATTGCCGCCAACGACATCACAGCCGAGGGCAGCGGCTTCGGCGTGGACACCAACCGAGTCATCCTATTGGACCTCGAAGGCGGCAAAGAAGAGCTGCCCCTGATGAGCAAATACGACGTGGGCAGCGCAATCTTGGACAGAGTAAGCGGACTTCTGTAA
- a CDS encoding 4-coumarate--CoA ligase family protein, whose protein sequence is MTSAATDRASLAPYPTYPLQHILSETARRLPQKAAIIDGEYVYSYQQLDVYSNRFAAALAKLGVVKGDRVGLLAPNCAEFEIAFFGIVKAGAVVTTINSGYREREIAHQLSNSGAEVLVVHESLHQMAEAAHDGAPEVKRMIIIESSSRESDSFWGLIERSPATTPPVRINAKEDLAALPYSSGTTGLSKGVMLTHFNMTANLRQFMVRPGEALQQRESDVMLAHLPLFHIYGMQVLMNAVILSGGTQVMMGRFDMGEMLRLVATHKITHLYTVPPVGIGLSMLPNLGLEPDFSSMIAACLAAAPASAELQMRVQEVVGFPVFQAYGMTELSPVSNLDYIEPDRMTPGSVGPAISDTEERVVDTETGTKDVPVGELGELLVRGPQVMKGYYANEEATRETIDDDGWLHTGDIVRMNEDGCVWIVDRVKELIKYKGFQVPPAELEGLLLEHPAITDAAVVAKPDVESGEVPKAFVVTKQGEDVSGEDVMSFVASKVATFKHIREVEFIDAIPKNPSGKILRRMLIEGEGE, encoded by the coding sequence ATGACTAGCGCCGCAACCGACCGCGCATCCCTCGCGCCCTACCCGACCTATCCTTTGCAGCACATCTTGAGCGAGACGGCTAGGCGATTGCCGCAGAAGGCGGCGATCATCGATGGTGAGTATGTCTATTCGTACCAGCAACTCGATGTGTACAGCAATCGTTTCGCGGCGGCGCTGGCGAAATTGGGCGTGGTCAAGGGCGACCGCGTGGGATTGCTCGCGCCGAACTGCGCCGAGTTCGAGATTGCGTTCTTCGGCATCGTCAAAGCCGGCGCTGTGGTAACGACCATCAACTCCGGATACCGTGAGCGCGAGATTGCGCACCAACTCAGCAACAGCGGCGCGGAAGTGCTGGTCGTCCACGAATCGCTGCACCAGATGGCTGAAGCCGCCCACGATGGCGCGCCTGAAGTGAAGCGCATGATTATCATAGAGTCGAGTTCGCGCGAGTCCGATTCATTCTGGGGACTCATAGAGCGCTCGCCGGCGACGACGCCACCGGTCAGAATTAACGCCAAGGAAGATTTGGCGGCGCTGCCATACTCCAGCGGTACTACAGGGCTATCCAAGGGAGTGATGCTGACGCACTTCAACATGACGGCGAATCTGCGGCAGTTCATGGTGCGGCCCGGCGAGGCATTGCAGCAGCGCGAGTCCGATGTAATGCTCGCGCACCTACCACTGTTCCACATTTACGGCATGCAGGTGCTGATGAATGCTGTGATATTGTCCGGCGGCACGCAGGTGATGATGGGACGCTTTGACATGGGCGAAATGCTGCGCCTAGTCGCCACGCACAAGATTACGCACCTTTACACCGTGCCGCCGGTTGGCATCGGGCTGTCGATGCTGCCGAACCTGGGATTAGAGCCTGATTTTTCGTCGATGATAGCCGCGTGTCTTGCCGCCGCGCCCGCATCCGCCGAGCTGCAAATGCGAGTGCAGGAAGTCGTAGGCTTCCCCGTGTTCCAAGCTTACGGCATGACCGAGCTTTCGCCCGTGTCCAATCTGGACTACATTGAGCCTGACAGGATGACGCCCGGCTCGGTCGGTCCGGCGATTTCAGACACCGAAGAGCGTGTGGTTGACACGGAGACTGGCACGAAAGATGTGCCGGTGGGCGAACTGGGCGAACTGTTAGTGCGAGGTCCGCAGGTGATGAAGGGCTACTACGCCAACGAAGAAGCCACGCGCGAAACAATCGACGACGACGGCTGGCTGCACACCGGCGACATCGTGCGAATGAACGAGGATGGCTGCGTGTGGATTGTTGACAGGGTGAAGGAACTCATCAAGTATAAGGGCTTCCAAGTGCCGCCCGCCGAACTCGAAGGCTTGCTGCTGGAACATCCGGCAATCACGGACGCCGCTGTCGTCGCCAAGCCCGATGTTGAATCCGGCGAAGTGCCCAAAGCTTTCGTCGTTACGAAGCAAGGCGAAGATGTGTCCGGCGAAGACGTGATGAGTTTCGTCGCATCGAAGGTTGCCACCTTCAAGCACATCCGCGAAGTGGAGTTCATCGATGCCATCCCCAAGAACCCGTCCGGCAAAATACTCCGCCGCATGCTAATCGAAGGCGAAGGCGAGTAG
- a CDS encoding type III pantothenate kinase: MLLALDIGNTNITLGVFDGERLAATWRLSTDRSKMPDEYSIMLTQLMSLRGMSPQDIHAVALCSVVPPLTPMFADMCRQFFTVEPLVVAAGTRTGIRILYDNPRDVGADRIVDAAAALKLYGGPIIIVDMGTATVFDAVTADGDYLGGAIAPGMTIAHDALFSSTSQLRRVELVSPATPIGKNTIHAIQSGIVLGYAELVRGMVARFDEELGGGAKVIGTGGMAHIIEREAGVFDDLNPDLTLTGLRLIHEMAK, from the coding sequence ATGCTGTTAGCCCTCGACATAGGCAACACGAACATCACACTCGGTGTGTTCGACGGCGAACGGCTCGCCGCCACTTGGCGGCTGTCCACCGATCGCTCCAAGATGCCGGACGAGTACAGCATCATGCTCACTCAATTGATGAGTCTGCGCGGCATGTCGCCACAGGACATCCACGCGGTCGCGCTATGCAGCGTCGTCCCGCCACTAACGCCGATGTTCGCGGATATGTGCCGGCAGTTCTTCACGGTCGAGCCGCTGGTAGTCGCAGCGGGCACACGCACCGGCATACGCATTCTGTACGACAATCCCCGCGATGTCGGCGCAGACCGCATTGTGGACGCCGCCGCCGCGCTGAAACTGTACGGCGGGCCAATCATCATCGTCGATATGGGCACCGCTACCGTGTTCGACGCAGTTACGGCGGACGGCGACTATCTAGGCGGCGCAATCGCGCCGGGCATGACAATCGCGCACGACGCCCTGTTCAGCAGCACATCGCAGTTGCGGCGCGTGGAACTCGTTAGCCCTGCCACGCCCATCGGCAAAAACACCATCCACGCCATACAGTCCGGCATCGTGCTCGGCTACGCCGAACTCGTGCGCGGGATGGTAGCGCGCTTCGACGAAGAACTGGGCGGCGGCGCGAAGGTAATAGGCACAGGCGGCATGGCGCACATCATCGAACGAGAAGCGGGCGTTTTTGATGATCTGAACCCTGACCTGACGCTCACCGGGTTGCGCCTCATACACGAGATGGCGAAGTAG
- a CDS encoding LLM class flavin-dependent oxidoreductase has protein sequence MQFGSFMEFHRREGSTQADAFREAFDHIAQAEALALDGVWLAESHFNPARSVLSSPHAIASAIAARTERLRIGTAVSVLPLGNPLRTAEETAIIDHISQGRFDFGVGRSGLPGSYEGYNIPYAESRERFYEYLEIITKAWTEERFSYEGDYYTYDDVCLVPKPYQDPHPQIRIAANTSATFPVIGKMGHAIFVGVRQQSLNAVGEQVDSYRDAWHKAGHDGQVDVSLRVPLYVGETEEDALTVPEESFMRQFRRLGGQLTASVQRAGSHALQERAERGAELAVLEWERDVIGQKAAVGTPEMVIEQLRVMRETLSLTGVVAEFNAGELIPEEKIASSLRLFCEEVMPAFK, from the coding sequence ATGCAGTTCGGTTCGTTTATGGAGTTCCATCGCCGCGAAGGCAGCACTCAGGCGGACGCCTTCCGCGAGGCGTTCGACCACATCGCGCAAGCCGAAGCACTCGCCTTGGACGGCGTTTGGCTTGCCGAGTCGCACTTCAACCCGGCGCGCTCTGTCCTGTCGTCTCCACACGCCATCGCATCCGCGATCGCCGCACGAACAGAGCGCCTACGCATCGGTACCGCAGTGAGCGTGCTGCCGCTCGGCAATCCCCTGCGCACGGCGGAAGAAACGGCGATCATCGACCACATCAGCCAAGGTCGCTTCGACTTCGGCGTGGGACGCAGCGGGCTGCCTGGCTCGTACGAAGGCTACAATATTCCCTACGCCGAAAGCCGCGAGCGGTTCTACGAGTACCTCGAAATCATCACGAAGGCGTGGACTGAAGAGCGTTTCAGCTACGAAGGCGATTACTACACCTACGACGATGTTTGCCTGGTGCCTAAGCCGTATCAGGACCCGCATCCACAGATACGCATCGCCGCGAACACATCTGCCACATTCCCGGTCATCGGCAAGATGGGACACGCTATATTCGTCGGCGTACGCCAGCAGAGCCTAAATGCGGTGGGCGAGCAGGTGGACAGCTACCGAGATGCGTGGCACAAGGCGGGACACGATGGGCAGGTCGATGTGTCGCTGCGTGTGCCGCTGTATGTTGGCGAGACAGAAGAAGACGCCCTCACCGTACCCGAAGAGAGCTTTATGCGGCAGTTCAGGCGGCTCGGCGGACAGCTGACCGCATCCGTACAGCGCGCCGGATCGCACGCGCTTCAAGAGCGCGCTGAGCGTGGTGCAGAACTAGCGGTGCTGGAATGGGAGCGCGATGTCATCGGTCAGAAGGCAGCAGTCGGCACACCTGAAATGGTCATCGAACAGCTCCGCGTGATGCGCGAAACGCTCAGCCTAACCGGAGTCGTCGCCGAGTTCAACGCCGGCGAACTAATACCGGAGGAGAAAATCGCCAGTTCCCTGCGCCTATTCTGCGAAGAAGTGATGCCCGCATTCAAGTAG